From Roseibium alexandrii DFL-11, the proteins below share one genomic window:
- a CDS encoding AAA family ATPase, whose amino-acid sequence MRFEGTDSYIATEDLRVAVNAAVALERPLLVKGEPGTGKTVLAEQVAQALNAPLIEWHVKSTTKAQQGLYEYDAVSRLRDSQLGDERVKDINNYIRKGKLWDAFVAPEKPVLLIDEIDKADIEFPNDLLLELDRMEFHVYETGETVRAKQRPVVIITSNNEKDLPDAFLRRCFFHFIKFPDAETMTEIVEVHFPGIKQRLLNEALRMFFEVRDVPGLKKKPSTSELIDWIKLLLNEDIDPETLRQQDSGKLIPPLHGALLKNEQDVHLFERLAFMARRERG is encoded by the coding sequence ATGCGCTTTGAAGGCACCGATAGTTACATCGCCACTGAGGATCTGAGAGTTGCGGTCAATGCCGCAGTCGCACTCGAGCGGCCCCTACTGGTCAAGGGTGAACCGGGAACCGGAAAGACTGTCCTTGCTGAGCAGGTCGCTCAGGCCCTCAACGCCCCATTGATCGAGTGGCATGTCAAATCGACCACCAAAGCTCAGCAAGGCCTTTATGAGTACGATGCGGTTTCACGGCTGCGCGACAGCCAGCTCGGCGACGAACGGGTCAAGGACATCAACAACTACATCCGAAAGGGCAAACTCTGGGATGCGTTCGTGGCACCGGAAAAACCGGTTCTGCTGATCGATGAAATCGACAAGGCGGATATCGAGTTTCCGAACGACCTTCTGCTCGAACTCGATCGCATGGAGTTCCACGTTTACGAGACCGGCGAAACGGTTCGCGCCAAACAGCGACCCGTCGTGATCATTACGTCGAACAACGAAAAGGACCTGCCGGACGCGTTTTTGCGCCGCTGTTTCTTCCACTTCATCAAGTTTCCGGATGCCGAGACGATGACAGAAATCGTCGAAGTTCACTTTCCGGGCATCAAGCAGCGCTTGCTCAACGAGGCACTGCGCATGTTCTTTGAAGTCCGGGATGTTCCGGGCCTGAAGAAGAAGCCGTCAACCTCGGAGCTTATCGACTGGATCAAGCTGCTTCTAAACGAAGACATTGACCCAGAGACCCTGCGCCAACAGGATAGTGGGAAATTGATTCCGCCCCTGCATGGTGCCTTGCTGAAGAATGAACAGGATGTCCATCTTTTTGAACGTCTGGCATTCATGGCACGCCGGGAACGGGGATAA
- the flbT gene encoding flagellar biosynthesis repressor FlbT — MALKVELKPGERIIIGESVITNDNQRTRLFIEGDAPILREKDILTPETADTPAKRVYLAVQLMYLSTDLERVKESYFTLVNDIVKAAPSTIPYVTRISNSIISGSFYKALKEARKLIEYEGTLISHVQTGSAGLSENQSGGTGITAGTGSDSADESRSPAPADQG, encoded by the coding sequence ATGGCGCTCAAGGTCGAGTTAAAGCCGGGAGAAAGGATTATCATTGGTGAAAGCGTAATTACCAATGACAACCAGCGAACCCGCCTGTTTATCGAAGGCGATGCACCCATTCTCAGAGAGAAGGACATTCTCACTCCTGAAACAGCAGATACACCCGCAAAACGCGTCTATCTTGCAGTTCAGTTGATGTATTTATCCACCGACCTGGAGCGAGTTAAGGAAAGCTACTTCACCCTGGTCAATGACATCGTGAAGGCCGCACCGAGTACGATCCCTTATGTCACACGGATTAGTAACTCGATTATATCCGGATCCTTCTACAAGGCACTGAAAGAAGCTCGTAAGCTCATTGAGTATGAAGGGACGCTGATCAGTCATGTACAAACAGGCAGCGCAGGCCTATCAGAAAACCAGTCAGGCGGCACCGGTATCACCGCGGGAACTGGAAGCGACTCTGCTGATGAAAGCCGCAGCCCGGCTCCAGCTGATCAAGGATGA
- a CDS encoding flagellar biosynthesis regulator FlaF encodes MEATLLMKAAARLQLIKDEWDDLSLAEVDDALIYNRKLWTVLVTSATSEESSLPLEIKNNIGSLGVFVFKQTMTVITTQDPEKLGALISINRTIAEGLRAKPE; translated from the coding sequence CTGGAAGCGACTCTGCTGATGAAAGCCGCAGCCCGGCTCCAGCTGATCAAGGATGAATGGGATGACCTCTCTCTCGCCGAGGTCGATGATGCTCTGATTTACAACCGTAAACTCTGGACGGTTCTTGTCACTTCTGCGACCAGCGAAGAGAGTTCTCTGCCGCTGGAAATCAAGAACAACATCGGGTCTCTGGGGGTTTTTGTCTTCAAACAGACAATGACAGTCATCACAACGCAAGATCCTGAAAAACTTGGCGCGCTGATCAGCATCAACCGAACGATTGCGGAAGGCTTGCGGGCAAAGCCTGAATAA
- a CDS encoding flagellin N-terminal helical domain-containing protein: MPDIVLSSAVRDNLLSLKKTAAFQETTQNRLATGLKVNSALDNPNSYFTAQSLNDRAGDLSNLLDNMGQAVQTLRAADDGITSITKLVESAKAIANQALQTSSEYERRQFAVQYNAILEQIEDMAKDSGYKGKNLLAGAGNELEVIFNEDSTSNLTVNPVDFTDTTLDTGLNLDDLATGASGTSSFNMYGGSAQLTLTGLQASSNLTDLAAFADNNHVMVTDGSTTTTLTVGVDIVTVQDYVDALDDLSGVHASFDETTDSITLVTGLNSNITVTKDANGGGSTSDGGITAGATTLTATALSSTATLITSGGFKAGDTITITDGNGFEPASLEIDEETTVDDLVKLINNVKGLDATFSGGSISLIGEVSFDITSDNADFNRMRLASTSGTVALGATASEFKTDTDIERVLQAINASLDELRNSARSLGTALSTVEIRTDFTQNIINTLEVGAGDLTIADMNEEGANMLALQTRQQLSSTALSLANQAEQSVLSLFG; encoded by the coding sequence ATGCCTGATATTGTTCTTTCCAGCGCGGTTCGTGACAACCTCTTGTCATTGAAAAAGACTGCTGCATTTCAGGAAACAACTCAGAATCGCCTCGCGACTGGTCTGAAGGTGAATTCGGCCCTCGACAATCCGAATTCGTATTTCACGGCGCAATCGCTGAACGACCGGGCCGGCGATCTGTCCAACCTACTGGATAATATGGGACAGGCTGTTCAGACGCTCCGCGCGGCTGATGACGGCATAACGTCGATCACCAAACTTGTTGAATCCGCTAAGGCCATCGCGAACCAGGCTCTCCAGACGTCGAGCGAATACGAACGGCGCCAGTTTGCGGTTCAATACAACGCCATCCTTGAGCAAATTGAGGATATGGCCAAGGATTCGGGCTATAAAGGCAAGAACCTCCTTGCAGGTGCCGGCAACGAACTTGAAGTGATCTTCAACGAGGACAGTACTTCGAATCTGACAGTCAATCCGGTCGATTTCACAGACACGACCCTGGATACAGGCTTGAACCTGGACGATCTGGCAACGGGTGCGAGCGGCACATCTTCGTTTAACATGTATGGAGGCAGCGCCCAGCTGACGCTAACTGGCCTGCAAGCATCATCCAATCTCACAGACCTCGCTGCATTTGCTGACAATAACCATGTAATGGTCACAGACGGCTCGACGACCACAACCCTTACGGTCGGTGTAGACATCGTCACCGTTCAAGATTACGTCGACGCCCTCGATGATTTGTCGGGCGTTCATGCCTCTTTCGATGAGACCACGGACTCCATCACGCTGGTTACGGGCTTAAACAGCAACATTACGGTTACCAAGGACGCAAACGGCGGTGGTAGTACTTCTGATGGTGGTATTACCGCCGGTGCCACAACACTTACCGCCACAGCACTTTCCTCAACCGCGACACTTATTACATCGGGCGGTTTCAAGGCTGGTGACACGATTACAATTACCGATGGCAACGGCTTCGAGCCAGCGTCCCTGGAGATCGATGAAGAAACGACCGTCGATGATCTGGTCAAGCTGATAAACAACGTGAAAGGTCTGGATGCGACCTTTTCGGGTGGAAGTATCAGCCTGATCGGCGAGGTATCATTTGACATCACCAGCGATAACGCCGACTTCAACAGGATGCGCCTGGCCTCGACCTCGGGAACAGTCGCCCTAGGTGCCACCGCGTCAGAATTTAAAACGGATACTGATATCGAACGTGTTCTGCAGGCAATCAATGCATCGCTGGACGAACTTCGAAACTCTGCCCGTAGTCTGGGCACAGCGCTGTCCACAGTCGAGATCCGAACAGACTTTACCCAGAACATCATCAATACACTTGAAGTGGGTGCGGGTGACCTGACAATTGCCGACATGAATGAAGAAGGCGCAAACATGCTGGCCCTTCAAACACGGCAGCAGCTGTCATCAACTGCTCTGTCTCTGGCTAACCAGGCGGAACAAAGTGTACTCAGCCTGTTCGGTTAA
- the flgK gene encoding flagellar hook-associated protein FlgK → MGLTSALNTAVFGISFNQRQIDVTASNIANADTAGYSKKTVSANAYFDGDGNVAGIVTNEISRIINEEIQSDYFNSLADTNYGKQIAAFTDRLDDIFGTIGDQSSLSALAGELTGALSSLVNQPGNYAAQQEVVAAADAMARELNTSYQQIADLRQEADEALARQTETVNSLLSNIESIDAAIRDATQAGVSSSEMEDERDRLVEQLSGYLDLNVSKTTTNTLFIQTKNGQPLFSDGEAATLAFQSTNRLGADQQGNAIVATTAGGAQFDIVPAGASGRDRTTGTGLMVATMELRDDVLIEAQKQLDTIAAELSLAFSNVTQASTAATVGPDTGFDLPVSGLQSGNTINLEYTDSAGQSQTITLMAVSDPTLLPLANTATTNPNDTVVGIDISSGTPATYITNIIAALGTAAPDLQVSNDGSDNLRILGDSTTVPNATTVESLSANITPSATTDQGLGLSIFVDQRNGTETFTDAPENGGQRVGYANGISVNPALLADSSLLVDYQTTPAANSENDPARAQYLLNALTNETAYFDPEAGMGSSSSPFQGTVLDYINQTVAYQGNQAADAKTYSDSKEALTLNLAVRYEESYSVNLDAEMAFLVQLENAYSANARVMQTINDLMQELLNVVR, encoded by the coding sequence ATGGGACTGACAAGTGCCCTGAATACAGCGGTTTTCGGCATATCGTTCAATCAGCGTCAGATCGATGTCACCGCATCGAATATCGCGAACGCTGATACTGCCGGCTATTCCAAGAAAACAGTCTCTGCAAATGCCTACTTCGACGGTGACGGTAATGTCGCCGGGATTGTCACCAACGAGATCAGCCGTATCATCAATGAAGAGATCCAATCGGATTACTTCAATTCCTTGGCCGACACGAACTACGGCAAACAGATTGCAGCCTTTACAGATCGTCTCGATGACATTTTTGGCACCATTGGTGATCAGTCCAGCCTTTCAGCGCTGGCAGGTGAGTTGACCGGGGCCTTGTCGTCGCTGGTCAACCAGCCGGGCAACTATGCCGCTCAGCAGGAAGTGGTGGCCGCTGCTGACGCAATGGCGCGGGAATTGAATACTTCCTACCAGCAGATTGCGGACTTGCGACAGGAAGCGGACGAGGCGCTTGCCCGCCAGACTGAGACTGTGAACAGTCTTCTTTCAAATATCGAATCCATTGATGCAGCTATTCGCGATGCCACGCAGGCTGGGGTTTCAAGCTCGGAAATGGAAGACGAACGCGACCGTCTCGTTGAACAGCTCTCCGGCTATCTGGATCTAAATGTCAGCAAAACCACCACGAATACGCTGTTTATCCAAACCAAAAACGGTCAGCCGTTGTTTTCCGATGGCGAGGCAGCAACGCTTGCATTTCAGTCGACAAACAGGCTGGGAGCAGATCAGCAGGGCAATGCCATTGTTGCAACAACAGCCGGCGGTGCGCAGTTTGATATTGTGCCTGCAGGGGCTTCAGGGCGCGACCGCACGACTGGTACCGGTCTCATGGTTGCGACCATGGAGTTGCGGGATGACGTCCTGATCGAGGCGCAAAAACAGCTGGACACCATCGCAGCTGAACTTTCTCTGGCGTTTTCAAATGTGACACAAGCTAGCACGGCGGCAACTGTCGGTCCGGATACTGGCTTCGATCTGCCTGTTTCTGGTCTTCAATCCGGCAATACAATCAATCTGGAGTACACCGACTCGGCCGGTCAGTCGCAGACGATCACACTTATGGCGGTCAGTGATCCAACGCTGTTGCCGCTGGCCAATACTGCAACAACCAATCCGAATGACACGGTTGTCGGCATTGATATCTCCAGCGGTACTCCTGCGACCTACATCACGAATATTATCGCAGCCTTGGGAACCGCAGCGCCGGATTTGCAGGTCTCCAACGACGGCAGTGATAACCTGCGAATTCTCGGCGACAGCACAACCGTGCCGAATGCGACAACGGTCGAGAGCCTTTCAGCGAACATCACGCCGTCAGCAACTACCGATCAGGGGCTGGGTCTGTCGATCTTTGTCGATCAGCGAAACGGGACCGAGACCTTTACTGACGCTCCCGAAAATGGCGGCCAAAGGGTCGGTTACGCAAACGGGATCAGTGTAAATCCGGCATTGCTTGCGGACAGTTCCCTGCTTGTCGATTACCAGACAACACCGGCTGCAAACTCTGAGAACGATCCTGCGCGTGCGCAGTATCTGCTCAATGCATTGACCAACGAAACAGCCTATTTCGATCCTGAGGCCGGTATGGGTAGCAGCTCGAGCCCGTTCCAGGGAACGGTGCTGGACTACATCAACCAGACGGTGGCCTATCAGGGCAACCAAGCAGCAGATGCGAAGACGTATTCGGATTCCAAAGAGGCTCTGACGCTCAATCTCGCGGTCCGGTACGAGGAAAGCTACTCGGTCAATCTCGATGCGGAGATGGCGTTTCTGGTTCAGCTGGAAAACGCCTATTCGGCGAATGCCCGGGTCATGCAGACCATCAATGATCTGATGCAAGAACTTCTGAACGTGGTGAGGTAG
- a CDS encoding flagellar hook protein FlgE: MGIYGAINSAVSGLSAQATALENISGNVANSQTVGFKRLDTTFSDLVSGGGSTQADQVSGTTYATSRATNTIGGDISSNDVDTYMAINGEGYFVVTQAADFVDGSTTFADDTFYTRAGDFEVNKEGYFVNQSGYYLKGFPLDPATGNPVGDNPSVIQINSQPLAASSTTTVNYQASLPRVPATTNYDPNTANSELLNDGANGAPGPNLGATEIGDTGTLEADFLASSISGGSVTAYNSNGSEVPLNVRWAKVDNTAGAEVWSMYVDTGGEAGTSYYKVGDVTFDGTGQVSALANTGATAALGVTTSGTTSFTLDEITVGGVTAGTAGNAADSITISFANGSLTQFADPDGIATSVNLSQNGYAAGELTNIAIDESGRVIASYSNNQTRALYEIPLATFQAEQSLRRVDGAAFAATSDSGDADLSGGGAVISNALELSNADIADEFSKLIITQQAYSANSRIVTSADEMLDSALNMVR; this comes from the coding sequence ATGGGTATTTACGGGGCGATCAACTCCGCCGTTTCTGGTTTGTCAGCGCAGGCGACCGCGCTTGAAAATATCTCGGGCAACGTTGCGAACTCACAGACGGTTGGGTTCAAGCGTCTCGATACAACATTCTCTGATCTGGTGTCCGGTGGCGGGTCCACGCAGGCCGACCAGGTGTCTGGGACAACCTATGCCACGTCGCGCGCGACCAACACAATTGGCGGCGACATCTCATCCAACGACGTTGATACCTATATGGCCATCAACGGAGAAGGTTATTTCGTCGTGACGCAGGCGGCCGACTTTGTCGACGGCTCTACAACCTTTGCAGATGACACCTTCTACACGCGCGCTGGTGACTTTGAAGTCAACAAGGAAGGCTACTTCGTCAATCAATCTGGCTATTACCTCAAGGGTTTCCCACTTGACCCTGCAACTGGTAACCCGGTTGGCGACAATCCGTCTGTCATTCAGATCAACAGTCAGCCTCTCGCCGCCAGCTCTACGACAACAGTCAATTATCAGGCTAGCCTTCCGCGTGTTCCGGCGACAACCAATTACGACCCAAACACCGCAAACTCCGAATTGTTGAATGATGGTGCGAACGGTGCTCCCGGTCCAAACTTGGGTGCAACCGAAATTGGGGATACCGGCACTCTCGAAGCTGATTTCCTGGCGTCATCGATCTCCGGTGGATCTGTCACAGCCTACAACTCAAATGGCTCGGAAGTTCCATTGAACGTTCGTTGGGCCAAGGTCGACAACACTGCTGGGGCTGAAGTCTGGAGCATGTATGTCGATACCGGTGGAGAGGCCGGGACATCGTACTATAAGGTTGGAGACGTCACTTTTGATGGAACCGGCCAAGTCAGTGCCCTCGCCAACACAGGCGCGACAGCAGCCCTTGGCGTCACCACATCAGGAACGACAAGCTTCACGCTTGATGAAATCACTGTAGGTGGTGTTACCGCAGGCACGGCAGGTAATGCTGCAGATAGCATCACCATTTCATTCGCAAACGGGTCCCTGACGCAGTTTGCAGATCCCGACGGGATCGCGACTTCGGTTAACTTATCGCAAAATGGGTATGCCGCCGGTGAACTCACAAACATTGCGATCGATGAATCGGGCCGCGTGATTGCGAGCTATTCCAACAACCAGACACGTGCGCTGTATGAGATTCCGCTGGCAACTTTCCAGGCCGAGCAAAGCCTGCGCCGGGTAGACGGGGCGGCCTTTGCTGCGACCTCCGATTCGGGTGATGCCGACCTGTCTGGCGGCGGTGCCGTGATCTCCAACGCTCTTGAGCTTTCCAACGCGGATATCGCGGACGAGTTTTCCAAGCTGATCATCACCCAGCAGGCCTATTCGGCGAACTCCAGGATCGTCACCTCTGCAGACGAAATGCTGGACAGCGCCCTGAACATGGTCCGCTAA
- a CDS encoding SixA phosphatase family protein, which yields MRLFLFRHAKSDWGDADLADFDRPLNGRGKSAARVMGRYLREQNLLPNRILCSTSLRTRETLSRILPFQPQEAQIHLLSDIYDESDLSYTNVIRRHGGRAQQLMVIGHNPATEQTAIELAGTGDADAMADLRVKFPTGALAVIDFDIASWDEVQIGTGHLERFIKPRDLAAKLDD from the coding sequence ATGCGTCTCTTCCTTTTCAGACACGCAAAATCCGACTGGGGAGACGCAGACCTTGCAGATTTTGACCGTCCATTAAACGGACGCGGGAAATCGGCAGCACGCGTGATGGGCCGGTACCTGCGCGAACAAAACCTCCTTCCGAACCGCATATTGTGCTCCACGTCTCTGCGAACCCGCGAGACGCTCTCCCGCATCCTGCCCTTTCAGCCCCAGGAAGCGCAGATCCATCTGTTGTCCGACATCTACGACGAAAGCGATCTCAGCTACACCAACGTGATCCGGCGCCATGGCGGACGGGCCCAACAGCTTATGGTGATTGGGCACAACCCGGCCACCGAACAAACCGCAATCGAACTTGCCGGAACCGGTGACGCCGATGCCATGGCAGACCTGCGGGTCAAGTTCCCCACAGGAGCGCTCGCAGTGATCGACTTCGACATTGCCAGCTGGGATGAAGTACAAATCGGAACCGGCCACCTGGAGCGGTTCATCAAGCCCCGGGATCTCGCCGCAAAATTGGACGACTAA
- a CDS encoding flagellin N-terminal helical domain-containing protein, producing MSDITLSAAVRQNLLTLQTTADFMSGVQNKLATGKKVNSALDNPNSFFTASGLNARASDLGTLLDDMGQSVQTIKAADKGITTITELVKSAKAKANQALQTQSQYERKQFAAQYNDLLSQIEAVAKDSSYKGKNLLAGAGNDLTTIFNEDSTSKLTMEAVDFTETSLSNGLNLSDLVEGQGGATAFNLTGSKTTITLTGTDGALNSSSKLAEASAIASLSTSLEFVDRSESTPSAQLIGGAPTVNGGQTVQELVNTLNDLNGVRAEFDDKTGELTIYSNEDMLISEVGVGGLSTPVTIGTAASVNASHFNTTSAKLVDSASFAVGDTLSLTDGNNYELGSLEVDADTTVDDLVNFVNDFQGVDASFNNSTGRLSILSETDLTLGSNRGGGTNTDFNATDFGANNTGVVLSALEDSSFATDNDINRVVDRLNNALSTLRFQASEFGTNLSTIQHRQDYTTAMINTLQEGAGELTLADTNMEGANLLALQTRQQLASTSLSFASQADQTVLSLF from the coding sequence ATGTCTGACATTACTCTGTCGGCTGCCGTGCGGCAGAATCTGCTAACTCTCCAGACCACTGCTGACTTCATGTCCGGCGTCCAGAACAAGCTGGCGACCGGCAAAAAGGTCAACTCGGCACTCGACAATCCGAACTCCTTCTTCACTGCATCTGGTCTCAATGCCCGAGCCAGCGATCTTGGCACGCTGCTCGACGACATGGGCCAATCCGTCCAGACCATCAAAGCAGCGGACAAGGGGATCACGACCATCACCGAATTGGTAAAATCGGCAAAAGCAAAAGCCAACCAGGCCCTTCAAACGCAAAGCCAGTACGAGCGCAAACAGTTTGCCGCGCAATACAACGACCTGCTGTCTCAAATTGAAGCCGTTGCCAAGGACAGCTCCTACAAGGGCAAGAATCTGCTCGCTGGCGCAGGTAACGACTTGACCACCATCTTCAATGAAGATTCGACCTCCAAACTGACAATGGAGGCCGTCGACTTCACTGAAACATCGCTTTCCAACGGCTTGAACCTCTCGGATCTAGTTGAAGGCCAAGGGGGTGCAACTGCGTTCAACCTGACCGGTAGCAAAACGACAATCACCTTGACCGGCACGGATGGTGCCTTGAATTCAAGCTCCAAACTCGCGGAAGCTTCTGCAATCGCCAGCCTATCAACATCTTTGGAATTCGTTGACAGGAGTGAATCGACTCCCTCGGCCCAATTGATCGGGGGTGCCCCTACGGTAAATGGGGGGCAGACGGTTCAAGAACTCGTAAATACGCTCAATGATCTGAATGGCGTGCGCGCGGAATTCGATGACAAGACTGGAGAGCTGACAATCTACAGCAACGAAGACATGCTCATAAGTGAGGTCGGCGTTGGCGGTCTATCGACACCGGTCACTATCGGCACCGCCGCTTCGGTAAATGCCTCTCACTTCAACACTACAAGTGCCAAATTGGTCGACAGCGCATCATTCGCGGTCGGTGATACACTTAGCCTAACCGACGGTAACAACTATGAGCTTGGCTCGCTAGAGGTTGACGCTGATACAACGGTCGATGACCTCGTCAACTTCGTCAATGATTTTCAGGGTGTAGACGCATCTTTCAATAACTCCACGGGACGCTTGAGCATTCTCTCGGAAACGGACCTTACACTGGGCAGCAATCGAGGAGGTGGTACCAACACTGACTTCAACGCCACAGACTTCGGCGCAAACAATACGGGAGTTGTTCTCTCGGCTCTGGAAGATTCAAGTTTCGCAACGGACAATGACATAAATCGTGTCGTCGACCGATTAAACAACGCCTTGTCCACCCTCAGATTCCAAGCCTCTGAGTTCGGTACGAACTTGTCCACGATCCAGCACCGGCAGGACTACACAACGGCCATGATCAATACGCTGCAGGAAGGTGCCGGTGAACTAACACTTGCCGACACAAATATGGAAGGCGCTAATCTTCTTGCGTTGCAAACCAGGCAGCAGTTGGCATCGACGTCCCTCTCCTTCGCATCTCAGGCAGATCAGACGGTTCTGTCGCTCTTCTAA
- a CDS encoding flagellin N-terminal helical domain-containing protein, with protein sequence MSGITLSAAVRQNLLTLQNTSFLTADVQNKLATGLKVNSALDNPGNFFTASALNSRASDLSSLLDDMGQSVNTIKAADDGITAITKLVESAKAKANQALQTQSQYERKQFAAQYNELLEQIEDTARDSSYKGKNLLAGAGNDLRTIFNEDSTSRLDISAIDYTDTTLSTGLNLSDLVEGQGGATAFNLLGGATTITLTGSDGALNSSSTLSESTAISTTTTLEFTNVQSSTPTLIGTTVSSGASVQDLVDAINGTEGVRAEFDESNGELTIYSNQDFLISDTDTTATTALTIGSAASVNASALTTGSLLTNSGSFAVGDTIALTDGNNYELGSLEIEDSTTVSDLVNFINDFNGVDAQYNNTTGRLSITSETDLTVSSERSGSANTDFASSNFAATTNGAQSLSALTDSGFATDTEINRVITRLNNSLGNLRTQASEFGTNLSIVENRQDFTRAIVNTLQEGAGKLTLADTNEEGANLLALQTRQQLASTSLSFASQADQTVLSLF encoded by the coding sequence ATGTCAGGCATTACGCTTTCGGCTGCCGTCCGGCAGAACCTGCTTACCCTCCAAAACACCTCCTTCTTGACAGCCGACGTTCAGAACAAACTGGCGACCGGCTTGAAAGTAAACTCAGCGCTCGACAACCCGGGCAACTTCTTCACCGCGTCCGCTCTTAACTCACGTGCAAGCGACTTGAGCAGCCTACTCGACGATATGGGCCAATCGGTGAACACGATCAAGGCTGCCGATGACGGTATCACCGCCATCACGAAGCTGGTTGAATCCGCTAAGGCGAAAGCCAATCAGGCCCTTCAGACACAGAGCCAATACGAGCGGAAACAATTTGCTGCGCAGTATAACGAACTGCTCGAACAGATCGAAGACACTGCCAGAGACTCCAGCTACAAGGGCAAGAACCTACTTGCAGGTGCCGGTAACGATCTGAGGACCATCTTCAATGAAGATTCAACATCGCGCCTGGATATTTCTGCAATCGACTACACCGACACCACCCTTTCGACGGGTCTGAACCTTTCAGATCTGGTGGAGGGCCAAGGCGGCGCGACTGCATTCAATCTCCTCGGAGGAGCGACAACCATCACACTCACCGGTTCTGATGGCGCCTTGAACTCAAGCTCCACATTAAGCGAGTCGACTGCGATTTCGACCACCACGACATTGGAATTCACCAACGTCCAATCAAGCACACCAACACTGATTGGTACGACCGTCAGCAGTGGCGCTTCTGTTCAAGATCTGGTGGATGCAATTAACGGCACTGAAGGTGTTCGTGCCGAGTTTGACGAGAGCAACGGTGAGCTGACCATCTACAGCAACCAGGATTTCCTGATCTCCGACACGGATACAACAGCGACAACCGCTCTGACGATCGGTTCTGCGGCCTCAGTAAATGCCTCCGCATTGACGACCGGTTCGCTTTTGACAAACAGTGGCTCATTCGCCGTCGGTGACACGATTGCATTGACGGACGGTAACAACTACGAGCTCGGTTCACTTGAAATTGAAGACAGCACAACCGTCTCCGACTTGGTCAATTTCATCAACGACTTCAACGGTGTCGACGCGCAGTACAACAATACGACTGGTCGTCTGAGTATCACGTCTGAAACAGACCTAACGGTGTCAAGCGAGCGAAGTGGTTCGGCTAACACAGACTTCGCATCGTCAAACTTTGCAGCCACAACCAATGGTGCGCAATCCTTGTCCGCTCTGACGGACTCCGGGTTTGCAACAGACACTGAGATCAACCGTGTTATCACCCGGCTGAACAACTCCCTTGGAAACCTTAGAACCCAAGCATCCGAATTTGGTACCAACCTCTCGATTGTTGAGAACCGGCAGGACTTTACCCGGGCGATCGTCAATACGTTGCAAGAAGGTGCTGGTAAACTCACCTTGGCGGATACAAACGAAGAGGGTGCAAACTTGCTTGCCCTGCAGACACGGCAGCAGTTGGCATCAACCTCCTTGTCCTTCGCTTCTCAGGCAGATCAGACCGTACTGTCCTTGTTCTAA